The DNA segment TGGTGTTACTCCAATGTCATACCAACGGGCCAGTTACTGTAGAACCCGTACGACCACCTGTTTCTCATTTTAGCGAACATCGCCGCTCGGGGGACGGCGTAACTCACTCTTCCATACTCCGTCGGGGATACATAAATGCGGTGGGCTCGGGAACACGCTTATCGGGGAACATAGAACGTGGagatctccttcttggtcttgtcatcTGACTGTTGCTCAACTTCGTAAGCTTGCTGTTGCACAACTGTGCCAAACAGGATATTCGACCCTGGAATGAAACCTGGCGTACTCATAGACTGAAACAAGTAGCCGCGTTGTTCTGAGTCAGCATACAGGAAGTACTGTGTGTCCTCGTGCCAAAACGTCTCGTTGAACTGCATAAAGATTTTCGTGTACGCCCCCACCCGCATTTGCTGTATGGTCTTTCTCTTTCGGTGCGGAAGCGTAGGTTTGaagtcaacagcatcactTTGGAGGACACCGACGGAGAAAGTACAGATGGCGTAATCTGCTTCGATACACCCGTTGTTGGTATCGAGCTTGACACCCTTGGTGCTGTACTCGATCTTTTTCACTGTAGTCTTGAGACGAAGCCTTGGGTCGTTTTTCTTGAGGAACTCGTTTGCTTCTCCAACGAGTCAAGCATTGTAGCCCCGCTGATCGATGACAAGATTGCTCTCGTCACTGAAATGCTTGAAGGTAGCATTGTTTCCTGCGACAGCACATACGAAGCCACTTTCTTCTGGAGTATATGCCGTCTCAAAGTCCCAGCCCCACCAGTCAGCTGCAGTCATCCTCATATCCCTCTTTGGTTTCCAGCCAGCCAGGCTGAGACCAGCACGAGTTGATGTGTCTTGAAGATTCTCAGTGAAGATATAACCAGCCTCCTGTGAGGCCATCCTAAACTTCTCGTCAAAAAGGTCGATCAGATCAGTAAAATCAGAAGCTCCAGTCTCATCGTAAGTGATGATCGCACTATCGTTGGAATACGTATTCTTTATTTTGTGCTTCTGCGCCAAGCGCCAAATGGGATTAATCTCGCCTGAAGGATTCTGAAGACCTTCGATCCAGTTCGCACCGAGCTCCACAGTGAAAGGCGTACCGTCGGATGATTTTCCGAAAGTGGTATGTTTCATGCGGCCCCCTAAGTAGTCATTgagttcaaggatgacaAAGTCGTGGATGGACGCATTGTGCAATGTTTGGGCAGCAGTGATACCAGCTACACCAGCACCCAGAATTGcaaccttggctttggtctaGGTTTCTTTGCGTGGTATTGATGCTACTTCGCTTGAGCCCAGTAGTAAGCCCAGGGAAAGGGAGAGgagtgaagatgttgagtgTCGCATTTTGATAGTCACGATAACTCGGGGTGATTAACGAAGAcgggaggatgagaagctacAGAAGCACAACATTCACGATTTGAGGACTTCGGTGAACTACTTATGCTTCTCAATAATGTAAGAGAtaagcctcttcttgatcctAGCATCCATCATCTAGCAGCTATAAATTcgaccatcttcatctccttccaTTCTCGTCATAACTATGATCCATGTCCTTGTCGAagacttcatcgtcttctgatAAAGTGAAGCTACACTGTCTTATTAGAGTGCCTATTTTCCTTCCATTTGTGGCATATACATTGCAattgttgactttggtgcCGATCAACCCGACATTTCGTAGACCACCCTTATCGAGTCGGGCGAATACATTGCAGCTACCCACCTCCCTATCTCCGGTTCGTCCAAGCTCTGAACAGGCCCATCACGACAGTGATACAGGGAAACAATGCTGATACAGGGAATTTCCGCATCACCTTGCTTCCCCTCATTTTGATTACATGGCGTCATGTGGTGGACTTATCCATACCCTTGACAAGTGCCGACGTTAGTGGTACCTTGGGGCAGATAACAAGAGTCTAGACGATGAGGATAACATCCGAGACAGCCGGACAGTTGCACTCAGAAGCTAAGAATTGCCTGGATGAGCAACCACAACACACAGGACCCAGTCCCTCGATGTTGCCTAAAAGGTCTGCGTAGTCGATAGGGAGGCGGTCAGGGTTCTCAATATGCTTGTTGTGCTTCTTATACAAACGCACCAATGGCTCTTCCAAAGCTTTGATGCGGTGTTCCCACTCTTGATAGATAACGATACAATCTAGGCGGGCGTTGCTACAAGCTATTTCCAAGATATGTATTAAACTTGCAAAAATTCCCGAATGCTTTGACAGCAAGATGTATTCAACAGACTATCAAATGTGGAAGACCTTGCCATATGCAAAGGCCACAACAACAGTCAACTGTGATATTTGTCCGTGCGTCGGCGAGAGCCAACCCTGAACTGTAGCTAGGTATTAACTTTATGTCACGGgaaccaacaacagcaaatgGGCATCTTGTGGGTatatgaagatgaaatcCTAATAAAAATGGTGCGAATGCTACTTCTAAGAGTTTGTGTCAATGCTGGATGTTCCTCGACTCCTCCGATCAAGAGATATCCATCTGCCGATTTGTCTCCCTACCGCCTCCATGTACATTGATTATTCCCCTCAGTGCTGTAGATGGAGCTGTTTTGCAAATTGCTGCGAAAGATCATCGCAGTTGGTGTACTTGGTCATCCGCATTGGGCGAGTGTGGGCGGGCTGCTGAGTCGGATGCATCTGATATCCAACTGGAGTGACAAGTTCCAGAGCAGGCGTCATGTGGGGAGCGGCAGCCAAAGCGCTATCTCCGGGGAGAACAGGAGGCAGCTTGGACTAACACTAGAAATG comes from the Fusarium verticillioides 7600 chromosome 11, whole genome shotgun sequence genome and includes:
- a CDS encoding N1-acetylpolyamine oxidase, with amino-acid sequence MRHSTSSLLSLSLGLLLGSSETKAKVAILGAGVAGITAAQTLHNASIHDFVILELNDYLGGRMKHTTFGKSSDGTPFTVELGANWIEGLQNPSGEINPIWRLAQKHKIKNTYSNDSAIITYDETGASDFTDLIDLFDEKFRMASQEAGYIFTENLQDTSTRAGLSLAGWKPKRDMRMTAADWWGWDFETAYTPEESGFVCAVAGNNATFKHFKANEFLKKNDPRLRLKTTVKKIEYSTKGVKLDTNNGCIEADYAICTFSVGVLQSDAVDFKPTLPHRKRKTIQQMRVGAYTKIFMQFNETFWHEDTQYFLYADSEQRGYLFQSMSTPGFIPGSNILFGTVVQQQAYEVEQQSDDKTKKEISTFYVPR